Genomic window (Pseudomonas sp. MM211):
CTACCTCGACTTCGTGATGACGCTGTTCTTCGCCTTTGGCGTGGCCTTCGAGATCCCCGTGGCCGTGGTGCTGCTGATCTGGATCGGTGTGGTCGATGTCGAATACCTGCGCAAGATTCGCCCCTACGTGATCATCGGCTGCTTCGTGGTCGGCATGATCCTGACGCCGCCGGACATCTTCTCGCAGACCCTGCTGGCCGTGCCGATGTGGCTGCTGTTCGAGCTTGGCATCATTGCCGGTAGCATGATCCGTACGCGTCGCGGCGAGCCCGACGAGGACGAGGAAACCCCGGCCGACCAGCCGCCCAGCACGCAAGCATGAACCTGCTGCTGCTCGAAGACGGCGACTTCATCGCCGCCGATCGTGTACGCCTCGATGGGCGCCGTCTGACCCACCTGCACGAAGTGCACCGCGCCGAGAACGGCGACACCCTGCGGGTCGGCCGCCTCGGCGGCGGCATGGGTCGCGGTCAGTTGCTGCAGCTGGACGCCAACAGCGCAGAGCTGCAGGTCAGCTTCGGCCAGCCACCACCCGCCAAGCTGCCGATCACCCTGCTGCTCGCCCTGCCGCGACCGAAGATGCTCAAGCGCGTGCTGCAAAGCGTCGCCGCCATGGGCGTGCCACGGCTGATCCTGCTCAACAGCTACCGGGTGGAAAAAAGTTTCTGGCAGACGCCCTTTCTAGAGCCGACAGCCATTCGCGAGCAGCTGATTCTCGGCCTGGAACAGGCCCGCGATACGGTGCTGCCCGAGGTGATCATCGAGAAGCGCTTCAAGCCCTTCGTCGAGGATCGCCTGCCACAGTTAGCGTCCGGAACTCTCGGCCTGACCGGCCACCCGGGCAACTACCCGGCGTGCCCGCGCGCCGTCGAACAG
Coding sequences:
- a CDS encoding 16S rRNA (uracil(1498)-N(3))-methyltransferase — protein: MNLLLLEDGDFIAADRVRLDGRRLTHLHEVHRAENGDTLRVGRLGGGMGRGQLLQLDANSAELQVSFGQPPPAKLPITLLLALPRPKMLKRVLQSVAAMGVPRLILLNSYRVEKSFWQTPFLEPTAIREQLILGLEQARDTVLPEVIIEKRFKPFVEDRLPQLASGTLGLTGHPGNYPACPRAVEQPVTLAIGPEGGWIPYEVDKLAEAGLQPVQLGERILRVETAVTALLARLF